In a genomic window of Zootoca vivipara chromosome 5, rZooViv1.1, whole genome shotgun sequence:
- the KCNJ13 gene encoding inward rectifier potassium channel 13 — MRTEVIEGNNTKPSAPLLAQRYPRMVTKDGHSTLQMDGAHGKGLAYLKDAWGILMDLRWRWMMLVFSASFVLHWLVFAVLWYLLAEMNGDLEIDHDSPPENHTICVKYITSFTAAFSFSLETQLTIGYGTMFPSGDCPSAIALLAIQMVLGLMLEAFITGAFVAKIARPKNRALSIRFTYSAVVTHKEGKPYLMFQVANTRPSPLTSVRISAVLYEEQENGQLHQTSVDFHLDSITSEECPFFIFPLTYYHPITPSSPLAIILQREAHQHFELVVFLSATQEGTGETCQRRTSYLPSEIILHHHFASMLVRGAKGEYQIKMENFDKTIPELPAADSKSSKRTDMEIRINGQHIDSFQICETHLTE, encoded by the exons ATGAGGACAGAAGTGATAGAAGGCAACAATACCAAACCTAGTGCTCCTCTCCTGGCCCAACGATACCCAAGAATGGTCACGAAAGATGGACACAGCACACTACAAATGGATGGTGCCCACGGGAAAGGCCTGGCATACCTAAAAGATGCTTGGGGAATCCTTATGGATTTGCGCTGGAGATGGATGATGCTGgtattttctgcttcttttgtcCTCCACTGGCTTGTCTTTGCAGTTCTCTGGTACCTACTAGCAGAAATGAATGGGGATCTGGAGATCGATCATGATTCTCCACCTGAAAACCACACTATTTGTGTCAAGTATATCACAAGCTTTacagctgctttttccttctccctggAGACACAGCTCACTATTGGTTACGGCACAATGTTCCCAAGTGGAGACTGTCCAAGTGCAATTGCCCTACTTGCTATACAAATGGTACTGGGTCTGATGCTGGAGGCCTTCATCACAG GTGCATTTGTAGCAAAAATTGCCCGTCCAAAGAATCGAGCTCTCTCCATCCGGTTCACTTATTCCGCTGTAGTGACACACAAAGAAGGAAAGCCATATCTAATGTTCCAAGTGGCCAATACTCGCCCAAGCCCACTCACCAGTGTTCGGATTTCTGCAGTTCTTTATGAAGAACAAGAAAATGGTCAGCTGCATCAAACCAGTGTGGATTTCCATCTAGACAGCATCACTTCAGAAGAGTGCCCTTTCTTTATCTTTCCTTTAACCTATTATCATCCCATAACTCCATCTAGTCCTCTAGCCATTATCCTACAAAGGGAGGCTCATCAACATTTTGAGCTAGTAGTCTTCCTTTCTGCCACACAAGAGGGCACTGGAGAAACATGCCAGAGGAGGACATCCTATCTTCCATCAGAGATCATATTACACCACCATTTTGCCTCCATGTTGGTTCGAGGTGCTAAAGGGGAATATCAGATCAAGATGGAGAATTTTGACAAGACAATCCCAGAACTTCCAGCTGCAGACTCTAAAAGTTCAAAGAGGACTGACATGGAGATCCGCATCAATGGGCAGCACATTGACAGCTTCCAGATCTGTGAGACTCATCTGACTGAATAG